TTACCATAATGCGCCATGACATCGGCAAGATCATAAGCCGGATCGCCCAGCGCCACTTGCTCCCAATCAACTAAATACAGGCGGCCGTTTGCTCGCAGCCAATTTTTGTGATTCAGGTCGCCGTGGCAGACACTTTGCACGGTCACCCGCGGCACCCAGCGTTGGATCTCCGCCAGTGCCTGCTCCACTCGCGGTTGGGCCGCGAGATTTTCGGGAAAGTTTTGTAACAACGATTGGCGTAACTGATCAGGATCCAACACCTGACCGCCAACTTGGCGAAGCATTCGCTTTAATAAACTTGAGTGGTGCACCTTTGCTAACATGCTGGCGACGACCGGCTGCATCATTTGCTCGCGGGTCAACGTTTCGCCGTCTAACCATTCTTGTGCGGTTAACACATCGCCGGTACTGACCCGGCGCGTCCATAGCAACCGCGGGGTGATGTGTTCAACTGAAAGTGCCGCAAGAAATGGTGACGCGTTACGTTTAAGGAAATATTTTTGATTCGCATAAACCCCAAGAAACGCACTTCCGGTGGAACCGCCTGCAGGCTGCAGGGACCACCCGGCATCTAATTCAAACTCCATAGGCACTACTCCTTATATCTGGCCGCAGGAATGGTTCTAGTCATCAAAAAGACACTCCCAGGCGCTCGTGCGTCCACATTTCATATTACTAAGTTGCGATTTACCCGTCAAGACTAACTGCCAATTGCAGCTGACCTGACGAAATACGCAGGCTTTTCATTTTCCACCGAACGTTTTTGATTTGACTTAGAGCTGTCAGCAAAACAGGATTAAATCATGACGTGATGCTGTTTTAACCGCATGCGCGCATACCAGCGGGTAAATGCCCAGACGAAAAGTCCCCCGCCGATGAAGATTGACCCGGCTGCCAACCATTGCAGCCGAACAAGTGTCACAAGCGTAAATGTCAGTACTTCAATCAACAGCAAAACCGTTAACAGCTGCTCAAACGCAGCCGGCTTCTGCTCAGGCGCCACGGGATACAAATGCACAAAGACAATATCATCATACTGATAATAAAACGGTAACAGTTGGAACCCGACCATGTAAAGAAACAAGATGGCAAAGCCCAGCACCAGCCACCACGGTGACAAAACGGCCACGATCACGGCACCGATGACGAGTAAACGCACATACAAACCAAGGTATTCGCCGCCGCGCAAAAAGCCACGCAAATACAGGAATAGCCATGTCGTTGCCTGCTGGGGCTTGACCAGTTTCAACAAGCCATCCAGATATCGGCGTCGATGGACACTGTTGGCTAAGCCAGGCACATCGGTAAAGAGATTGTAAAACCGATACAGCCGCCCCATTCGTGCCTCTTCCAAGCTAATTAAAGCGGAAAAATTCAATTGTCCTTGGTCAAGCACCGATTTTAACTGCCATCTAAAAACAAGATCCAAGATTAACGCCACCAAAAGCGTCATGGCAGGATGAAGGTAAAATCCGCCAAACAAGGCGATGAACGCAATGCTAAGCAGTATAAGCCGCTGGTGATGCCAGCGAATCGGCAGGTGGTACCGCTGTAAAAACTGCAACCACAAATCGAGATCTTTAAACAACCACAAGGACACGAGCAATGCCATCGTTCCGCTTGCCGGATCCTGACCAAGCTGCGCAAATAACGGCCACATCGCTAAACTCGTAAACGTCAACAAGACGCCAGGTAGGATCATGCTATAATGGCGTGCCTTCAACAAATAAGCTTTAAAGGCTTCGGCTTTTGGCAACAAGAAAATTTGATCCGGTGCTTCCGCAAGCGTGGCCAGCTGACCAAGGCTCAGAAAGCCGGTGAAAATCAGAGCCAGTCCTAAAGCAAGCCATCCAGAAGGTTGCAAGGTTTTAACAATTTGACTATATGCATAAAGCGCATCGCCAAACAAAATCAGCAAAATCAAAACGAAATGATCGTTAAACACCAACCGCAAATATTTTTGCTGTTCTTGCACATGTTGACGGAGACGGGTTCGCCACAACTTGATCATGCTTTTTCCTCCGTCATCTTCATGTAAATATCATCCAGGCTGCCGTCCTGCAAACCGAATTGTTGCTTCAGGGAGGCCATGTCGCCGGTCGCCCGCACTTTTCCGGATTTGATCAACACAAACTCATCAGCATACTGCTGGGCGGTTGCCAGGATATGCGTTGACATGAGCACCGATGCCCCTTGCTGCTTTTTAGCCGTGACGATGTCCAAAAGATCATGAATGGCCAATGGATCAAGGCCGGTAAACGGTTCGTCGATGATGAACAATTGGGCGTGCGTCATAAACGCCGCCACAATCATCACTTTTTGTTGCATGCCTTTTGAAAATTTAGCCGGAAACCAGTCCAGCTTGTTGTCAAGGCGGAACCTTTTCAGCATCGCATCGGCTTCGCGCCAGGCTGTGTCTTTATCGAGGTCGTAAGCCATGATCGTCATGTCAAGATGTTCGCGCAGCGTCAACTCGGGATAAAGCACCGGAGTTTCGGGGACATAAGCTAGGCTTGCGCGAAACCCGGTCGGATCGGTTTTGAGCGTTTTGCCATCTAAGTCAATCGTGCCGGCTTGTGGCGTCAGTAAACCGATAATATGTTTAATGGTTGTCGATTTGCCTGCTCCGTTGAGGCCGATCAACCCGACAATTTTGCCTGAAGGTACCGAGAAGCTGATGTCTTTTAGAATTGTTAAATTGCCGTAACCGCCAGTGAGTCCATCAATTGTTAAAGTCATCTTACCAGTCCCTATCTGTATAATTTCAGTTAGGGATATGATAGCATGAAATCAAGGTTTCTATTAACAAAAGCGTAAGCAGAAATGAGGCAAGGACATGATTGATTGCATTTTTTGTAAAATTGTTCGCAATGAGATTCCCAACGTTACGGTTTATGAAGACTATGTCGTGAAGGCGTTTTTGGATATCACGCAGGTTACGCCGGGCCATACGTTAATCGTACCTAAGAAACACGTTCCCGATATTTTTGCCTATGATACCGACCTGGCCGCCGCAGTTTTTGAACGGGTGCCTAAAATTGCCCGGGCGATTAAGGCAAGCAACCCGGCCATCAAAGGCATGAACATTTTGAACAATAACGGCAAAGTTGCTTATCAAAGCGTCTTTCATTCACATATCCACTTGATCCCGCGCTACAGCGATCAAGACGACTTCGGTATGCATTTCGGTGACCACAGCGCTCAGTACGATAATGCCAAGCTTGAGGCAGTCGCCGCCAAAATTCGCAACCAGCTGGAGGCACAAGCATGAAATTTCGTCACGGCTTTTTATTAGGTGCGGTTGCCGGTACGATTTATGGAATATTAACGGCAAAAAAAACCGGTCCGCAACGGCAACAGGAGATCGCGGCTTATTTTAACGGCGTTGCAAATGGCGTCACCCAAGTTCGCCAAAGCATCAACCACCTCAGTGAGACGCTAACGAACTTGTCCGCTGAAGTTGATCAAACGCTCAAGCCAGCCATGAAAGACATTACCAACAGCGTCGAAACTTTCGAATTCGAAACGGCACCGCGCACGGACGCGATCCAGGAACATCTCG
Above is a window of Lacticaseibacillus casei DSM 20011 = JCM 1134 = ATCC 393 DNA encoding:
- a CDS encoding ABC transporter permease → MIKLWRTRLRQHVQEQQKYLRLVFNDHFVLILLILFGDALYAYSQIVKTLQPSGWLALGLALIFTGFLSLGQLATLAEAPDQIFLLPKAEAFKAYLLKARHYSMILPGVLLTFTSLAMWPLFAQLGQDPASGTMALLVSLWLFKDLDLWLQFLQRYHLPIRWHHQRLILLSIAFIALFGGFYLHPAMTLLVALILDLVFRWQLKSVLDQGQLNFSALISLEEARMGRLYRFYNLFTDVPGLANSVHRRRYLDGLLKLVKPQQATTWLFLYLRGFLRGGEYLGLYVRLLVIGAVIVAVLSPWWLVLGFAILFLYMVGFQLLPFYYQYDDIVFVHLYPVAPEQKPAAFEQLLTVLLLIEVLTFTLVTLVRLQWLAAGSIFIGGGLFVWAFTRWYARMRLKQHHVMI
- a CDS encoding ABC transporter ATP-binding protein, producing the protein MTLTIDGLTGGYGNLTILKDISFSVPSGKIVGLIGLNGAGKSTTIKHIIGLLTPQAGTIDLDGKTLKTDPTGFRASLAYVPETPVLYPELTLREHLDMTIMAYDLDKDTAWREADAMLKRFRLDNKLDWFPAKFSKGMQQKVMIVAAFMTHAQLFIIDEPFTGLDPLAIHDLLDIVTAKKQQGASVLMSTHILATAQQYADEFVLIKSGKVRATGDMASLKQQFGLQDGSLDDIYMKMTEEKA
- a CDS encoding YtxH domain-containing protein, giving the protein MKFRHGFLLGAVAGTIYGILTAKKTGPQRQQEIAAYFNGVANGVTQVRQSINHLSETLTNLSAEVDQTLKPAMKDITNSVETFEFETAPRTDAIQEHLDKINEAVSDLGTKAPTSTAKP
- a CDS encoding phosphotransferase family protein, giving the protein MEFELDAGWSLQPAGGSTGSAFLGVYANQKYFLKRNASPFLAALSVEHITPRLLWTRRVSTGDVLTAQEWLDGETLTREQMMQPVVASMLAKVHHSSLLKRMLRQVGGQVLDPDQLRQSLLQNFPENLAAQPRVEQALAEIQRWVPRVTVQSVCHGDLNHKNWLRANGRLYLVDWEQVALGDPAYDLADVMAHYGNHDTWPAFLAAYGANVDDHLQHRLYWYSDLHLLSDMKTAALHQRSDEVAKALRQFEVLQSTH
- a CDS encoding HIT family protein, producing the protein MIDCIFCKIVRNEIPNVTVYEDYVVKAFLDITQVTPGHTLIVPKKHVPDIFAYDTDLAAAVFERVPKIARAIKASNPAIKGMNILNNNGKVAYQSVFHSHIHLIPRYSDQDDFGMHFGDHSAQYDNAKLEAVAAKIRNQLEAQA